From the Lolium rigidum isolate FL_2022 chromosome 2, APGP_CSIRO_Lrig_0.1, whole genome shotgun sequence genome, one window contains:
- the LOC124691743 gene encoding putative F-box/FBD/LRR-repeat protein At2g05300, producing the protein MERMWRRAGAGDEDRISDLPDALRLQILSLLPLKSAIRTAALSSRWRSLWEHRWPDPSSLRLRFPVPACADARDQLAAMDRRGRRRVDVLSLAFHAGQLAQPDLRRCLDYAAACGAEDVQLRLDGTTPRGARGGHRRAGVLTVHFPVGSPLLARLSVRGLHVTASANAMVATLEVVHLHSVSITDAALRRVVAACPCLRELDLRYCRHLRRIDFTAVGVGNLRTLTVVDCSRATELRVPVAPFLRSFRFSGPFLCSNLFTGVTEGFQQLYLCSGGPETGLPPTNLPSAIPRLANLTTLTICSIALQYVSASVATFVKGTSLSRLRELQLLMFGMANSNLADIFSFLKTCSCPHLERLFVQLPTNTHDSFTKNYLDVAEEEPPEGGLENLELVKMTNFKGHHNEMRLVDFLLRNASCLSKLLLLAPKEDHPQGLQKIHSDVLPHFQKGEILEKASASTQIFFSEPGSSQVQPLHSEIFIRF; encoded by the exons ATGGAGCGGATGTGGCGGCGCGCGGGGGCGGGCGACGAGGACCGCATCTCGGACCTCCCGGACGCGCTGCGCCTGCAGATTCTCAGCCTGCTCCCGCTCAAGTCCGCCATCCGCACCGCCGCGCTCTCCTCCCGCTGGCGCTCGCTCTGGGAGCACCGCTGGCCCGACCCCTCCTCCCTCCGCCTCCGCTTCCCCGTCCCCGCCTGCGCGGACGCGCGGGACCAGCTCGCCGCCATGGACCGCCGCGGGCGCCGCCGCGTCGACGTCCTCTCCCTCGCCTTCCACGCCGGCCAGCTCGCGCAGCCCGACCTCCGCCGCTGCCTCGACTACGCCGCCGCCTGCGGCGCCGAGGACGTGCAGCTCCGCCTCGACGGCACCACTCCTCGCGGCGCGCGCGGGGGCCACCGCCGCGCGGGCGTCCTCACCGTCCACTTCCCCGTGGGCAGCCCCCTCCTCGCGCGCCTCTCCGTGCGGGGGCTCCACGTCACCGCctccgccaacgccatggtcgccACGCTCGAGGTCGTCCACCTCCACTCCGTCTCCATCACCGACGCCGCGCTGCGCCGGGTCGTCGCCGCCTGCCCCTGCCTCCGCGAGCTCGACCTCCGCTactgccgccacctccgccgcatCGACTTCACCGCCGTCGGGGTCGGCAACCTCAGGACGCTCACCGTCGTCGACTGCTCCCGCGCCACCGAGCTGCGCGTGCCCGTCGCGCCCTTCCTCCGCTCCTTCCGATTCAGCGGACCCTTCCTCTGCAGCAACCTCTTCACAGGCGTCACCGAGGGGTTTCAGCAACTCTACCTCTGCTCCGGCGGGCCGGAAACCGGCCTGCCGCCCACAAACCTGCCCTCCGCGATTCCACGCCTCGCCAACCTCACCACGCTCACCATATGCAGCATTGCCCTCCAG TATGTGTCTGCCTCCGTAGCGACCTTCGTCAAGGGGACCAGCCTGTCCAGACTCAGGGAACTCCAGCTGCTCATGTTCGGGATGGCCAACTCCAACCTCGCCGACATCTTCAGCTTCCTCAAGACCTGTTCCTGCCCTCACCTGGAGAGGCTCTTCGTGCAG CTACCAACAAACACCCATGACTCCTTCACCAAGAACTACCTGGACGTGGCAgaggaggaaccgccggaagGCGGATTAGAAAACCTCGAGTTGGTCAAGATGACAAACTTCAAGGGGCATCACAACGAGATGCGTCTCGTCGACTTCCTTCTCAGGAACGCCAGCTGCCTTAGCAAATTGCTCCTGCTTGCTCCCAAGGAGGATCACCCGCAGGGGCTCCAGAAGATCCACTCAGACGTGCTGCCCCATTTTCAAAAGGGGGAAATTCTCGAGAAGGCTTCAGCAAGCACCCAGATATTTTTCAGCGAGCCTGGTAGCTCCCAGGTCCAACCATTGCACTCGGAGATCTTCATCAGATTTTAG
- the LOC124689723 gene encoding putative F-box/LRR-repeat protein 22: MDGTLPSPAEWRDWAALPSHVLCAILSLIQVDILRGVGVVLACKSWRRVAVEENLLWQRIDLAAPEDTARKGPAGWQLMARAAVDRSAGRCESFRGRADGEFLIYLADRSPSLRSLHVTSWFYMVEKEFITGVIKKLPLLEQLVLSGGMFGKECLEALLEHCPRLQLVDMDGCEASSAIGIRFVERCKRRIKELQMPKMRGGCGCCVHYAQRYADEHDE, encoded by the exons ATGGACGGCACTCTTCCTTCGCCGGCGGAGTGGAGGGACTGGGCGGCGCTGCCCAGCCACGTCCTGTGCGCAATCCTCAGCCTGATCCAAGTCGACATCCTGCGCGGAGTAGGGGTGGTGCTTGCGTGCAAGTCGTGGCGGCGGGTCGCTGTCGAGGAGAATCTGCTGTGGCAGCGCATCGATCTCGCTGCCCCCGAGGACACGGCTAGAAAGGGCCCGGCGGGTTGGCAGCTcatggcgcgcgccgccgtggaccGCAGCGCCGGCCGGTGCGAGTCCTTCCGCGGCCGCGCCGACGGCGAGTTCCTCATCTACCTCGCCGATAG ATCGCCGTCACTGAGGAGCCTCCACGTGACGAGCTGGTTCTACATGGTCGAGAAAGAATTCATCACAGGGGTGATCAAGAAGCTCCCTTTGCTGGAGCAGCTCGTGCTGTCTGGCGGCATGTTCGGAAAAGAATGCCTGGAGGCCCTGCTCGAGCACTGCCCGCGTCTCCAGTTGGTCGACATGGACGGCTGTGAGGCCAGTAGCGCGATTGGCATAAGATTTGTAGAGAGGTGCAAGAGGAGGATCAAGGAACTCCAGATGCCAAAGATGAGgggcggctgcggctgctgcgtcCACTATGCTCAGAGATATGCCGACGAACATGATGAATGA